The Neorhizobium sp. NCHU2750 genome contains the following window.
AATCCCTTTCCTCCGGGGGATGTGGGCAATGCCTGGAGCTACGACTATCCCGTGCTGTATCACACGGTGCGGGACGTCACTATCGAAGCGCTGATCAACAAAGCGGACGCGTCCTCCGGCCTCTCGGTAATCGCCGCGGCCAAGGCCCTCGAGGCGGAGGGCGTCAAGGCGATCACCAGCGATTGCGGCTACATGCTCGAGTATCAGGACGAGGTCGCCGGCCAAGTCGGGGTTCCCGTCATGATGTCGAGCCTGCTGCAACTGCCGTTCATCGCCTCGCTGATTGGCCCGGACATGGAAATCGGCGTGGTCTGTGCCAACAAGCCAAGGCTGACAACGAACCTGCTGGCCCGCGCATACCCGCATCCGACCCGCACAGTACGGATTGCCGGGATGCAGGACCAGCCCGGCTTCCGGCACGCGATCCTCGACGAAAAAGGCTCGCTTGATACCGAGCAAGTCGCCCGCGAGACGGTGGCCGTGGCAACGGATCTCGTGCGCGAGTTCCCCAAGATCGGGGCCCTGCTGCTGGAATGCTCGAACCTGCCGCTCTATTCGCAGGCCGTCCAGCAGGCGGTGAACCTGCCGGTCTTCGATTTCCTGACAATGATCGATTTCGTCCGGTCCGCCTGCGTCCGCAAGAGCTACGACGGCGGCTACTGAGCCGCTCTCTCGATCTTCAGACGCCGCTCAGCATCCAGGGCGGCGTCTTGAAATGCTCGAACATGAAGTCGGCGAAGGATCGTACCTTCGTCGACATGAAGCGCGTGCTGGAATAGCAGATATAGACGTTGGATTCCGGCGTGCTTTGCCAGTCGGGCAAAATGGGTACGAGGTCGCCGGCCGCGATTTGCCTATGGCATATGTATCCGGCAACCAGTCCGATGCCGAGACCGCTCTGGACCACCTCGCTGACTGCTTCGGAGTTGTCACAGCGAAAGCTTCCCGTGATGTTGACCGCTTCGTTCCTCGCCCCCTTGCGGAAGCGCCAGATATTGCCCGCCGACTTGTAAAGGCTGTAACGAACGCACTGATGATGGGCCAGTTCAGCGGGCGACGTCGGTACACCGTATTTTTCGATGTAGGATGGGGATGCAACCAGAAGTCGATTGTTTGTCGCGATCTTCCTGGCGACAATCGAAGAATCCGGCAGGTTTCCGATGCGCACCGACACATCAAAATCCTCATTGATCATGTCGACGAAACGATCGGAATACTCCGCATCGACTGAGATCTTACGGTGCTTCTGCAGGAAGGCCACCATGGCCGACGACATATGCAAATGCCCGAAGGCGACCGGTAGGCTGACGCGCAGCGTGCCTTGTGGCTCCCTATTCATAGAGGCAACCAGCGCGTCAGCCTGGGTCAAATCGTCCAACACGCCGCGGCAATGTCCATGATAGATGCGACCGGCTTCAGTCAGCGCTACAGTACGGGTTGTACGATTGAAAAGACGCGTCCCCAGAGATTCCTCAAGCTTGAGCACTTTCCGGCTCACAGTCGAGGGCGTCTGGTTCAAGACACTCGCTGCTTCGGCAAAACTGAGCTTTTCGGCAACCGTAACAAAAGCGACGATCAGGCCGAGTCGATCGGGGTTGAAAGTGGTGCTGGGTTTGAACCCTTGACCGTCTGTATCGGGGATTGGAGGGCGCTCATTCGTTTGGACTGCCATTTCGATAAGCCTTGTTCTGGGTCCGCTGTCCTCCACAGCGGATAACAACCCTGGATTTCATTGATCGTATCGTATGTTTATAGTGCTGATAATTGCAACGACCGCAACAGTGAATTGCCAATGATTGATCTTCAGGCACCGAAAACAGTCGCCTAAAGTTGAGGCAGTGATTTTCTTCCACTCCCTCGGATCGGCGCTCCGCATCGATCAGGGACAATTTGGCGCTCGAGGACATGACGCAAGCAAGCAGCACGGACCACGAAAATTTCGACCTCGTCGTCGTCGGGTCGGGCGCAGCTGGAATGACCGCAGCCCTCACGGCTGCCACCGGCGGCCTTAAGGTTTTGGTGATCGAGAAGAGCAGGTGGGTCGGTGGCACCAGCGCAATGTCGGGAGCTGGCACATGGATTCCTGCTAACCATCATGCCCGGGCAGAGGGGCTCGATGACAGTCCAGAAGAGGCTTACTCCTATCTTCGCGGCGCGCTGCCGGAAGCATGGCGCAATTCCGACGACAGCCTTTGGAGGGCGATGGCCTACGCTGCCGGGCCGATGCTGGAACTCGTCGAGGCCAACAGCCCGTTGCGCTTCGCGCTCACAGGCGAGCCGGACCCGATGATCGACATACCCGGCGCGAAGGTGCGTGGCCGAATGCTGTCGCCTAAGGTGCTGAGCCGCAATCTCCTCGGGCCGATGAAGCGCAAGCTAAGGCGCTCCACACTGCCGCATATGATGACTTACCAAGAGATGATGGATCCAGCGCCCTATATCCATCCGATCAGAACCGCCCGCAAGCTTGGCGTTGAGCTGTTGCGCCGCATTTTCACTGATAGCTGCGGTCAGGGCAACGCCCTGATGACAGGCCTGATCCGCGGGTGCCTGGACAAGGGCGTCGTGATCCGCCTCGATGCGCCGGCGCAGGACCTATTGCAGAACGAGCCGAGCGGATCGGTAATTGGTGTCAAATATCGTTATGAAGGCAAGGTCAGAACGGCGGTCGCTTCGCTCGGTGTGCTATTGTCGACGGGCGGCTTCGAGTGGAACAAGCAAATGTTCCAGGAGCATTTCCCCGGCCCGACCGATTGGCTGACCAGTCCCGATACCAATTCCGGCGATGGCCACCGCATGGCGCTGCGCGCCGGTGCTCTTCTGGACCGGATGGACCAGGCAAACGTCCATCCCGCGCTGCCGACACGTTATGAAGGCCGCATGCACGGACTGCCGGTGGCTTTCCACAGCGCTCCGCATGCCCTTATCGTCGACCAGACCGGCAAACGCTTCATCAGCGAGTATGACTACAATTTGGGCGACGCACTGAATAAGCAGACGGCAGACGGTGAGATGCAGCATCTTCCTGCTTGGCTGATTGCCGACCGCCGCTTCCTCAGCCGGTCTATGCCGTTCCTCTGGTACGCGCTACGTGGCAAGGGTTGGATGCGTTTCGCTCCCACCATCACCAAGGCGGCCGAAATCGCCGGTCTCGACAAGAAGACGCTAGAAGCGACGATTAGCCGCTTCAACGGCTTCTGCGAATCCGGCCGCGATCTCGATTTCAAAAGGGGCGAGAACCCTTGGGAGCGTTTCCGGAGTGGCTGGAAATCCGGTGACCGCAATCCAACCCTTGGGCCCGTCACCAAAGCCCCGTTCGTCGTAATTCCAATGAACCGCTCCATCTTGGGCACCAAGGGTGGCCCACGGACAAACGAGCACGGCCAAGTCCTGCGTCCGGACTACACTGTGATTGCGGGCCTCTACTGCGCCGGCAACGCCATGGCAAATCCTATCGGAACACGATCGGTTGCGGCCGGTACGACGATCGGCCCGCATATGACCTGGGGCTACATCTGCGCCCGCGACATGGTCGCCCGTCGTACCGCTGAAGCCTGATACATTCTAATCTTATTACATACAGGATCCATCAATGAGTAGCATGACGTCCGATAAGTCGGCCAATCGCGTAAGCCTGGGTTTTTTCCCGACCCCGCTGGAGCCCTTGCCTCGGCTTTCGGCCATGCTCGGTGGCCCCGAAATCTGGGTCAAGCGCGATGACTGCACCGGCCTCGGTGGCGGAGGCAACAAGACCCGCAAGCTCGAATACCTGATCGCTGACGCGCTTTCGCAAGGGGCCGACATCGTTCTCACAGCTGGCGCGCTGCAATCCAATCATGCCCGGCAGACAGCGGCGGCGGCGGCAAAGAGCGGTCTGGATTGCGCCTTGATCCTCGCCGCGGCCGTGCCGTCGCGAAGCCCTGCCTACGCCACTAGCGGCAACATGCTTCTCGATCGCATCTTCGGTGCGTCAATGCATCTGTTTGCGGCCGGAACCGATCTTGTGACAGAGATGCTGGCGGTTGCAGACGATCTCACCCGACAGGGACGCCGCCCTTACATCGTCCCCGTCGGCGGTTCGAACGCCGTTGGCGCGCTCGGCTATTGCGAGGCGATGCGCGAACTGAAAACGCAGTGCGCATCGCTGTCGGTCTCCTTTGATCGCATCGTACTCGGTACAGGCAGCGCCGGCACTCAGGCCGGCATGGTCGCCGGCGCCAAGCTGCACGACGTCGCTGCTGACATCCTTGGTATCAGCGTATCCGGAAACGAGGCCGAGGTAACAGAAAAAGTCGCACTGCTCGCCACCGAGACGCTTGCGCTTGCCGGTGACGATAGCAAGCTGGTCCCCCAGGCGGTGGTCGACGACCGTTTTGTGGGAGCCGGCTACGGCCAACCGACCGAGGCTGTTGTCGAGGCTCTGACAATGTGCGCACGCCTCGAAGGGCTTTTGCTCGATCCGGTCTATACCGGTAAGGCGATGGCCGGGCTTATCGACCACATTCGCCGGGGAAGTCTGTCTAGCGCAAACCGGGTGCTATTTTGGCATACCGGCGGTGCACAGGGCCTGTTTGCCTATCCAGAACTCTTCGCCATCGATGCTGCGAGAAAATAGAAAATCATGGGGTCGTCGCAGATTTTTTTGATCAGCGGCCTGTCGAGCACCTGCAAAGGAATGGCCGCCCGCCGACTAGAAAGATCAAAAGGGCAAGCCAGCGGCTCTATGCAGGGATCGTAGTCGAGTAGCTATGCCATTCAGCTTCGCCCTCACAGATCCGGTAATTCCCCCGTTCTTAACGAAGCTCCGTCAGTGGGTTCACGCGGCCATTTTCAGTTTCTGTGCGGGGGGCAATGTAACCCAACAATCAATCTGTCCTGCTGGAGACGATAGGCAGCGCCTCAGCCGGAACGATATGGCAAAGATCCATCTGTATCTGCGGCGTCAGATGCTGCCGGCATCGCGTCGCCAGCGTCCTTGCTAAATCTGATAATGCAGCCGGACGAATAACGAGATCGATTGGTCGTGTAGGCACGGGTCCGGTAATTCCAGGGCCTCGATGTCTTGCTCGTCAAATGACTGATCGAGAAGACTGAACGGTGACGTTATCGCCTAGGCTCGGCCATATCGGACTGTGTCGATAACCGCCGTCGCCTGATCCACCTCGATCGAACGCAAGACATTGACCGTCTGAAGCGCAAGGTATCGATCGGCAATCACGCCGAGATAGCGTTGGTTCGACATGTCTGATCAACGCCGCTTACCGGGGCGGATTAAAAAACAGATCAACCAGAACTATGGATCGGTTCGCCATGCAGAACAGTTGACGGCCCAAATCACGCGATCGTTTCCCCACCATCGACCACCAATATCTGACCTGTCATGTAGGATGAGCGATCTGAAACAAGAAAAAGAATCGGCTCTGCAATCTCGTCTACATCGGCCCAGCGCCCGAGCGGCACCTTCTCGCCAATATACGCCTCAATCGCTTCACGGCCTCCCATCTGCGCAATGAAAGGGGCATTAAATGCAGTGTCGACCCATCCAGGACACAGCGCATTGACCCGAACGCCAAATTTGGCGTAGTCGCCGGCCATTTGCCGGGTCATCGCAATGGTCGCATGTTTACTCGTCGTGTAAGCAATCATGTCGCGGTCATAGAGAACTCCCGATGATGACGATGTATTGAGAATGACACCGCGGCCTGCGGCCTTCATTTTAGGCATGACAAATCGCGATGCCATGAAATGGGCACGGACATTGAGGGCAAGGGATCTGTCGAAGCCCGCAATCTCCACCTCTTCAAGTCCACCCGCCACCTGGGCACCTGCGTGGTTGTGAAGGATATCGATCCGGCCATGGCGCGCGTAGATGGCGTCGATCGCCTTTTCAAGCGCATGATCATCCAGCACATCAAGAGCGATTGCGTTGGCGCATCCTCCTGACGCCACAATATCGGCAACTGTATGCTCGGCATTGTCACGGTTGATGTCGATGACCGCGACATGGGCGCCTTCACGTGCCATGATCTGCGCACCGGCCCGACCTATTCCCGAGCCTGCTCCCGTGACAATAGCGACGCGATCCTTCAGTATCATGGTGTTTCCTGGTCAGTTTTTTGTTGCTTGTCACGCATCAGAAAGCGCGCAAGGAAGATGAGAATGAGCGACGCCGTCAAAACCATCGTCGCGATTGCATTGATTTCCGGCGTCACTCCGCGCCGGATCGAAGCGAAGACATAGATCGGAAGTGTCGTGTTCGAGCCGGCCACAAAAAAAGCGATGATGAAATCGTCAAAAGAGAAGGTGAAGGCAAGCAGGAAGCCGGCAATGATCGACGGCATGATCTGCGGCAGCACAATTTGCCGAAAGGTCGCAAGCGGCGTTGCATAAAGGTCGCTTGATGCTTCCACAATATCGCGCCCAAGGCTTGCAATGCGCGCCTTCACGATCATCGTGACGAGTGCCATCGTAAACAGGCCATGGGCGGCAATGATAGAGCCATAGCCCAAAGCAAATCGAGGCGGGTTGGAAGCTGGCCAAACTGCCGCAATGATCGGATTGATAAGCCCAAAAACCTCGACCAATGCTACCAGCGTGGCGATCCCGATGACGACGCCCGGAACAACGATTGCTGCAGCAAACAGGCCATCGAAGACCGCCCGCATCCGCAGTGACAGCCGCTCCATGCCAATTGCCGCCATCGTTCCGAAAATCACCGCCAAGGCGGCACTCGAAAGCGCAATGATGACGCTGTTTCGCAAGGCCTCCATCAAGAAGGTATTCGTCAGAGCCCGCCCATACCATTGGCCCGAAAAACCAATGAATTCGCTCGCATTGCGCCCGGAATTGAAGGAAAATAAAACGACCAATGCGATCGGCGTGTAGAGAAAGAGATAGACGGTCGTTACCAGCGCGCGCATCAGACCAGATCCACCTGTCGCGTGCCGGCAACCCGAAAAGCAATCCGCATGGCGACCAAAAGCACGACCACGACGACGCCGACCAGCGTCACGGCAATGGCCGACCCGAACGGCCAATTGCGTGATTGCAAGAAAAGATCGACCAATGCATTGCCGATGAAAAACACTTTTCCACCGCCAAGCAATTGCGGGATCAGATATTCGCCAAGCAGCAGAATACTGACAAGTGCAACGCCGGTCATCACACCCGGGAGCGACAAAGGCAGAGTGATACCGAAGAAGGTCGACACGGGCTTTGCGCCAAGATCAGCCGAAGCCTCCAGCAGTCGTCGGTCGAGCTTTTCGAGGCTGACATAGATCGGCATGATCATCAAAGGCAAATATCCATAGACAATGCCAAGCAGCACAGCGCCTGGCGTGTTGATCAGCCGGATATTGTCAAACCCGATCATCTCAAAAAGATGCGGGATACCTCGCGCGCCAAGCAAATACATCCAGGCATAGGTGC
Protein-coding sequences here:
- a CDS encoding aspartate/glutamate racemase family protein, yielding MAIYRVRPHAQSYGHDVGIIMMYCSNPFPPGDVGNAWSYDYPVLYHTVRDVTIEALINKADASSGLSVIAAAKALEAEGVKAITSDCGYMLEYQDEVAGQVGVPVMMSSLLQLPFIASLIGPDMEIGVVCANKPRLTTNLLARAYPHPTRTVRIAGMQDQPGFRHAILDEKGSLDTEQVARETVAVATDLVREFPKIGALLLECSNLPLYSQAVQQAVNLPVFDFLTMIDFVRSACVRKSYDGGY
- a CDS encoding LysR family transcriptional regulator; translation: MAVQTNERPPIPDTDGQGFKPSTTFNPDRLGLIVAFVTVAEKLSFAEAASVLNQTPSTVSRKVLKLEESLGTRLFNRTTRTVALTEAGRIYHGHCRGVLDDLTQADALVASMNREPQGTLRVSLPVAFGHLHMSSAMVAFLQKHRKISVDAEYSDRFVDMINEDFDVSVRIGNLPDSSIVARKIATNNRLLVASPSYIEKYGVPTSPAELAHHQCVRYSLYKSAGNIWRFRKGARNEAVNITGSFRCDNSEAVSEVVQSGLGIGLVAGYICHRQIAAGDLVPILPDWQSTPESNVYICYSSTRFMSTKVRSFADFMFEHFKTPPWMLSGV
- a CDS encoding FAD-dependent oxidoreductase is translated as MTQASSTDHENFDLVVVGSGAAGMTAALTAATGGLKVLVIEKSRWVGGTSAMSGAGTWIPANHHARAEGLDDSPEEAYSYLRGALPEAWRNSDDSLWRAMAYAAGPMLELVEANSPLRFALTGEPDPMIDIPGAKVRGRMLSPKVLSRNLLGPMKRKLRRSTLPHMMTYQEMMDPAPYIHPIRTARKLGVELLRRIFTDSCGQGNALMTGLIRGCLDKGVVIRLDAPAQDLLQNEPSGSVIGVKYRYEGKVRTAVASLGVLLSTGGFEWNKQMFQEHFPGPTDWLTSPDTNSGDGHRMALRAGALLDRMDQANVHPALPTRYEGRMHGLPVAFHSAPHALIVDQTGKRFISEYDYNLGDALNKQTADGEMQHLPAWLIADRRFLSRSMPFLWYALRGKGWMRFAPTITKAAEIAGLDKKTLEATISRFNGFCESGRDLDFKRGENPWERFRSGWKSGDRNPTLGPVTKAPFVVIPMNRSILGTKGGPRTNEHGQVLRPDYTVIAGLYCAGNAMANPIGTRSVAAGTTIGPHMTWGYICARDMVARRTAEA
- a CDS encoding D-cysteine desulfhydrase, whose protein sequence is MSSMTSDKSANRVSLGFFPTPLEPLPRLSAMLGGPEIWVKRDDCTGLGGGGNKTRKLEYLIADALSQGADIVLTAGALQSNHARQTAAAAAKSGLDCALILAAAVPSRSPAYATSGNMLLDRIFGASMHLFAAGTDLVTEMLAVADDLTRQGRRPYIVPVGGSNAVGALGYCEAMRELKTQCASLSVSFDRIVLGTGSAGTQAGMVAGAKLHDVAADILGISVSGNEAEVTEKVALLATETLALAGDDSKLVPQAVVDDRFVGAGYGQPTEAVVEALTMCARLEGLLLDPVYTGKAMAGLIDHIRRGSLSSANRVLFWHTGGAQGLFAYPELFAIDAARK
- a CDS encoding SDR family oxidoreductase, with product MILKDRVAIVTGAGSGIGRAGAQIMAREGAHVAVIDINRDNAEHTVADIVASGGCANAIALDVLDDHALEKAIDAIYARHGRIDILHNHAGAQVAGGLEEVEIAGFDRSLALNVRAHFMASRFVMPKMKAAGRGVILNTSSSSGVLYDRDMIAYTTSKHATIAMTRQMAGDYAKFGVRVNALCPGWVDTAFNAPFIAQMGGREAIEAYIGEKVPLGRWADVDEIAEPILFLVSDRSSYMTGQILVVDGGETIA
- a CDS encoding ABC transporter permease, whose translation is MRALVTTVYLFLYTPIALVVLFSFNSGRNASEFIGFSGQWYGRALTNTFLMEALRNSVIIALSSAALAVIFGTMAAIGMERLSLRMRAVFDGLFAAAIVVPGVVIGIATLVALVEVFGLINPIIAAVWPASNPPRFALGYGSIIAAHGLFTMALVTMIVKARIASLGRDIVEASSDLYATPLATFRQIVLPQIMPSIIAGFLLAFTFSFDDFIIAFFVAGSNTTLPIYVFASIRRGVTPEINAIATMVLTASLILIFLARFLMRDKQQKTDQETP
- a CDS encoding ABC transporter permease, which codes for MRFTITAKRRLVTAVLVGPAGLWLFLFLVLPFIAILVFAFGERAPEGGYQPGFTLAQFAALGSRSGAFLNTLLLAPIGAFTCLLVAYPVAYYLAIKTRPERRLLLVSLVVVPFWTSLLVRTYAWMYLLGARGIPHLFEMIGFDNIRLINTPGAVLLGIVYGYLPLMIMPIYVSLEKLDRRLLEASADLGAKPVSTFFGITLPLSLPGVMTGVALVSILLLGEYLIPQLLGGGKVFFIGNALVDLFLQSRNWPFGSAIAVTLVGVVVVVLLVAMRIAFRVAGTRQVDLV